In Stenotrophomonas sp. ASS1, the following proteins share a genomic window:
- a CDS encoding AraC family transcriptional regulator, which produces MGHPLAASRMATVFSPDPPAVALAPQQAAALQRALRYVDEHLSQPLRVTELAAAACVSRFHLVRLFRTGTGASPLRYVRRRRIERARQLLPVAQLPMSCLAQQLGFFDQSHFVRSFRAETGCSPGQYLAGDAALLLPPDRVSNGVQP; this is translated from the coding sequence ATGGGGCACCCCCTCGCGGCGTCCCGCATGGCCACCGTCTTTTCGCCCGATCCGCCCGCCGTGGCGCTGGCACCGCAGCAGGCCGCCGCATTGCAGCGCGCCCTGCGCTATGTCGATGAGCACCTGTCGCAGCCGCTGCGGGTGACCGAGCTGGCCGCAGCCGCCTGCGTCAGCCGCTTCCATCTGGTGCGCCTGTTCCGGACCGGTACCGGTGCAAGCCCGCTGCGCTACGTGCGCCGTCGCCGCATCGAACGTGCGCGCCAGTTGTTGCCGGTCGCGCAGCTGCCGATGTCCTGCCTGGCGCAGCAGCTGGGCTTCTTCGACCAGAGCCATTTCGTCCGCAGCTTCCGCGCCGAGACCGGCTGCAGCCCCGGCCAGTACCTGGCCGGCGATGCGGCCCTGTTGCTTCCCCCTGATCGTGTTTCCAACGGAGTCCAACCATGA
- a CDS encoding DoxX family membrane protein has product MLAGHGLDLALLMLRAAAGGFLLPHALGKLFGWFGGPGLAGFATELRGFGLPAVAPLPLLLALLQVLSGLAVLLGWQTRVAALAAAAFIGFTVLLALPKGWFWMRGGSEYPLMWTTVLLALALTGPGAWALDGQRLPGDLA; this is encoded by the coding sequence ATGCTGGCTGGCCATGGCCTCGACCTGGCCCTGCTGATGCTGCGCGCGGCAGCCGGGGGATTCCTGCTGCCACACGCGCTCGGCAAGCTGTTCGGTTGGTTCGGCGGTCCTGGGCTGGCCGGCTTCGCCACCGAACTGCGCGGCTTCGGCCTGCCAGCGGTGGCACCGCTGCCGCTGCTGCTGGCCCTGCTGCAGGTGCTGTCAGGGCTGGCCGTGCTGCTGGGCTGGCAGACCCGCGTCGCCGCGCTTGCAGCGGCGGCCTTCATCGGCTTCACCGTTCTGTTGGCCCTGCCCAAGGGCTGGTTCTGGATGCGCGGCGGCAGTGAGTACCCGTTGATGTGGACCACGGTACTGCTGGCCCTCGCGCTGACCGGGCCCGGCGCCTGGGCACTGGACGGCCAACGCCTTCCGGGAGATCTCGCATGA
- a CDS encoding LysR family transcriptional regulator has translation MNDLATGADRLDLLRTFLRIVDAGSLSAAAVQLGTTQPTVSRRLQALERQLGLRLLQRSTHGLQLTEDGLRCQRHAQRVVDEWESLQAELHGEPETLRGRLRVMVPHAFGQAQLLPTMLAFLAQHPQLSLEWILEDRRPDFIAEGIDCAVRVGPVDEPRMVALPLAEVPRIVVAAPSLVDATAVSTPEQAQTLPWISLVTYYRERLLLHDAQGRAHTLSISPRLLSDNLFVVQQAACAGLGAAVVSAWLVADDLAQGRLVQLLPDWQAPALPVHVVFPAARQQPPRLRAFIDAMKAALPQLHGMRPAPR, from the coding sequence ATGAATGACCTCGCCACTGGCGCCGATCGCCTGGATCTGCTGCGCACCTTCCTGCGCATCGTCGATGCCGGCAGCCTGTCTGCTGCGGCCGTGCAGCTGGGCACCACCCAGCCGACGGTCAGCCGTCGCCTTCAGGCCCTGGAGCGACAGCTCGGCCTGCGCCTGTTGCAGCGCTCCACACATGGCCTGCAGCTGACCGAGGATGGCCTGCGCTGCCAGCGCCATGCGCAACGCGTGGTCGACGAATGGGAATCGCTGCAGGCCGAACTGCACGGCGAACCGGAAACGCTGCGCGGACGCCTGCGGGTGATGGTGCCGCACGCCTTCGGCCAGGCGCAGCTGCTGCCGACCATGCTCGCGTTCCTCGCCCAGCACCCACAGCTGAGCCTGGAGTGGATCCTGGAAGATCGCCGCCCGGATTTCATCGCGGAAGGCATCGACTGCGCGGTGCGGGTGGGCCCCGTCGACGAACCGCGCATGGTCGCACTACCGCTCGCCGAAGTGCCGCGCATCGTCGTGGCAGCGCCCTCGTTGGTGGACGCCACAGCAGTCAGTACGCCGGAACAGGCGCAGACACTGCCGTGGATCTCGCTGGTCACCTACTACCGCGAACGCCTGCTGCTGCATGACGCACAGGGCCGCGCGCATACGCTGTCGATCAGCCCGCGCCTGCTCAGCGACAACCTGTTCGTGGTGCAGCAGGCCGCATGTGCGGGGCTGGGCGCAGCGGTGGTCTCGGCCTGGCTGGTGGCCGACGATCTCGCACAAGGGCGGCTGGTGCAGCTGCTGCCGGACTGGCAGGCGCCGGCACTGCCGGTACACGTGGTGTTTCCCGCCGCGCGCCAGCAGCCGCCGCGGCTGCGCGCCTTCATCGATGCGATGAAGGCCGCGCTGCCGCAATTGCATGGAATGCGGCCGGCGCCGCGTTAG
- a CDS encoding MFS transporter — MSTRSLSVAAAPTTAPSTPLVLAMAAGAGFSVASLYYSQPMLGLIARDLGAGERAAGLVPTLTQLGYALGILLLAPLGDRFDRRNLILWKSALLALALGAAAMAGHLPGLLMASLLVGLMATLAQDIVPAAAVLAPDVQRGQIVGRVMTGLLLGILLSRVVSGVVAEAWGWRTQFVLAAVSVAAMGAVMARALPRFAPTSTLRYPALLGSLLALWREQPQLRRAVASQSLLAVGFSAFWSTLALMLHARLGLGSAAAGAFGIAGAAGALAAPFAGRFADRLGCHAVARLAIAVALLGFGLLLTESWLPAAALLPLLVVSALLFDFGFQSALVAHQTLVYGLVPPARSRLNALLFTGMFIGMAAGGALGSLALAQWGWNGVAWLAVVCAGGSLLLRLR, encoded by the coding sequence ATGTCTACCCGCTCGCTGTCCGTCGCTGCGGCACCCACGACCGCACCCTCCACCCCGCTGGTGCTGGCAATGGCGGCCGGCGCTGGCTTTTCGGTCGCTTCGCTCTATTACAGCCAGCCGATGCTGGGGCTGATCGCCCGGGACCTCGGCGCGGGTGAGCGCGCCGCCGGCCTGGTACCGACCTTGACCCAGCTCGGCTATGCACTTGGCATCCTGCTGCTGGCGCCGTTGGGCGACCGCTTCGACCGCCGCAACCTGATCCTGTGGAAGTCCGCGTTGCTGGCGTTGGCATTGGGCGCTGCTGCGATGGCTGGCCACCTGCCGGGCCTGCTGATGGCCAGCCTGCTGGTCGGGCTGATGGCCACGCTGGCGCAGGACATCGTGCCGGCTGCAGCGGTGCTGGCGCCGGATGTGCAGCGCGGCCAGATCGTCGGCCGGGTGATGACCGGCCTGCTGCTCGGCATCCTGTTGTCACGGGTGGTCAGTGGCGTAGTGGCCGAAGCGTGGGGTTGGCGCACGCAGTTCGTGCTGGCCGCGGTATCAGTGGCGGCGATGGGAGCGGTGATGGCGCGTGCGCTGCCGCGCTTCGCACCGACCAGCACACTGCGCTATCCGGCGTTGTTGGGTTCGTTGCTGGCGTTGTGGCGGGAGCAGCCACAGCTGCGCCGTGCGGTGGCCAGCCAGTCGCTGCTGGCGGTGGGCTTCAGCGCGTTCTGGTCAACCCTCGCGCTGATGCTGCATGCACGGTTGGGGCTGGGTAGTGCCGCAGCGGGTGCATTCGGCATTGCCGGTGCGGCCGGCGCATTGGCCGCGCCGTTTGCGGGTCGATTCGCCGATCGCTTGGGTTGCCACGCCGTGGCGCGGCTGGCGATCGCGGTAGCGCTGCTGGGCTTTGGCCTGCTGTTGACCGAGTCGTGGCTGCCGGCCGCTGCGCTGCTACCGCTGCTGGTGGTGAGCGCGCTGCTGTTCGACTTCGGCTTCCAGTCGGCGCTGGTGGCGCACCAGACGTTGGTCTACGGACTGGTGCCGCCGGCACGCAGCCGGCTCAATGCGTTGCTGTTCACGGGCATGTTCATCGGCATGGCCGCCGGTGGTGCGCTGGGCAGCCTGGCGCTGGCGCAGTGGGGTTGGAACGGCGTGGCCTGGCTGGCGGTGGTGTGCGCGGGTGGCAGCTTGCTGCTGCGTTTGAGGTAA
- a CDS encoding response regulator transcription factor yields the protein MTESPALIGVLVVDDHPLLRDGLAALLGAQPDLRLLGEAADGEEAIACYQRLQPDVVLMDLQMPRLDGVEAIVRIRAMDPRARIIVLTTYRGDVRAVRALQAGASAYLLKDMLRHELVDTIRMVAGGRRAPIPPAVAASIAAHVVEDRLSPRETEVLRHVAGGLSNKRIGERMQISEQTVKAHMKSLMDKLGVGDRTHAVTQALRRGIISLDDSGHD from the coding sequence ATGACTGAGTCCCCTGCCCTGATCGGCGTGCTGGTGGTCGACGACCACCCGCTGCTGCGTGACGGCCTGGCGGCGCTGCTGGGCGCACAACCCGATCTGCGCCTGCTCGGCGAAGCCGCCGATGGCGAGGAAGCCATCGCCTGCTACCAGCGGCTGCAGCCCGACGTGGTGCTGATGGACCTGCAGATGCCACGGCTGGATGGCGTCGAAGCGATCGTGCGGATCCGCGCGATGGACCCGCGCGCGCGCATCATCGTGCTGACCACCTACCGTGGTGACGTACGCGCGGTCCGCGCGCTGCAGGCCGGCGCCAGCGCCTATCTGCTGAAGGACATGCTGCGCCATGAGCTGGTCGATACGATCCGCATGGTCGCTGGCGGCCGTCGCGCACCGATTCCCCCGGCGGTGGCGGCCAGCATCGCCGCGCATGTGGTGGAAGACCGGTTGTCGCCGCGCGAAACCGAGGTACTGAGGCATGTGGCCGGGGGCCTGTCGAACAAGCGCATCGGCGAGCGCATGCAGATTTCCGAGCAGACGGTGAAGGCGCACATGAAGAGCCTGATGGACAAGCTGGGCGTGGGTGATCGCACGCATGCGGTGACCCAGGCGCTGCGGCGCGGGATCATCAGCCTGGACGACAGCGGTCACGATTAG
- a CDS encoding hydrolase, translated as MSLATATPAPALLSPTDHALVLIDFQSQMAFATHTIDISALRNNVSLISKGAKGFNVPVLLTTVAEASFSGPMFPELPEIFPGQTVFDRTSMNTWEDQPVIDEINRIGKRRLVVAGLWTSVCIVGPALSALAQGFEVYVITDACGDVSEEAHERAITRMVQAGAVPMTSVQYLLELQRDWARGETYELTTGIARDHAGGYGIGIQYAKRMFGAQEGRH; from the coding sequence ATGAGCCTTGCCACCGCCACGCCCGCCCCGGCCCTGTTGTCGCCCACCGACCATGCCCTGGTGCTGATCGACTTCCAGTCGCAGATGGCATTCGCCACCCACACCATCGATATCTCCGCGCTGCGCAACAACGTGTCGTTGATCAGCAAGGGCGCCAAGGGCTTCAACGTGCCGGTGCTGCTGACCACCGTCGCCGAAGCGTCGTTCTCCGGCCCGATGTTCCCGGAACTGCCGGAGATCTTCCCGGGCCAGACGGTGTTCGACCGCACCTCGATGAACACCTGGGAAGACCAGCCGGTGATCGACGAGATCAACCGCATCGGCAAGCGTCGCCTGGTTGTTGCCGGCCTGTGGACCAGCGTCTGCATCGTGGGACCGGCGCTGTCGGCGCTGGCACAGGGCTTCGAGGTGTATGTGATTACCGATGCCTGCGGCGATGTCAGCGAAGAAGCCCACGAGCGTGCGATCACCCGCATGGTGCAGGCCGGTGCGGTGCCGATGACCAGCGTGCAGTACCTGCTGGAGCTGCAGCGTGACTGGGCGCGTGGCGAGACCTACGAGCTGACCACCGGCATCGCCCGCGACCATGCCGGCGGCTATGGCATCGGCATCCAGTACGCCAAGCGCATGTTCGGCGCGCAGGAAGGCAGGCACTGA
- a CDS encoding sensor histidine kinase: MRAMRGRPFPFLRRLPTLLTCLLLWTALPALAVQRPPVSGGLPGYEHTAWRVGQGAPGDIWDITQDRDGLLWLATGSGLYRFDGRRFERQAAPVGSQFPSTNMVTLAHAADGALWIGYFQAGISRLAQGRLHNYGREQGVPVGVVPRFSQDHQGQLWAAINGGLRHFDGQRWQPLPAAAGLPERRVQWVLHDSRGRFWVLADLKIWMRATGQTTFEDTGIAVSQMATLAESPQGEVWLADRVRGTSPLANAQGLLAASEREARRLPELVAARLQFTADGALWATMSPHGGVARITFDGSRAVRMERFDSPHGLTATSAVPIIVDREGNLWVGTNLGLNRFRARSVHTLAVGPSDPYRSLVRASDGRVYGYGEDLKPYDLRRTLLDGSAPQLQAAARQAPTPIWQFDWVNLAHTVAGHTSLIPLPAPFTGQPLHALLFPDDTQAWVCTGERGVLHYLHGQWQREVRLPEQACSSLALDAHGQLLLGYADGRLRRMSAGHIESFDASQGLSVGPITAMLHHQDLLLVAGEAGLAARVGNGRFVPVRTDMAGVLEGITGMVADPNGHLWFNGSRGLVRLGSDQLRRALRTGQPVTPRLLDAVDGMPGIALQSGPIATATLADDGLLWLATNQGLAWLDTTRSHINTMAPSVRIGEVLYGSAHEPLRDGLRLPAGTSQLQIDYVALSLARPERNRYRYRLSGVDDGWQDAGSSTRAYYTNLAPGNYRFEVEAANEDGIWSTAPASRSFRIAPTFMQTVWFKLLCAAAILALLVMAVRIRSGQLAALFRARLQERNGERERIARDLHDTLLQGSQGLILRLHAISQSPQTPEQVRGQLESAMQLAERNLAEGRERVNALREGPFAGRDLASALADVHAEYAGHGTNPLRLTVEGATPPLQADAAEEVFLIGREAIRNALRHANASAIEVELSYGTRCFLLHVRDDGVGIADDNAGHGHWGLQGMRERAQRLGAELQLWTRAGLGTEVALAVPARRLYHRRPSRWRWPWSKANHD, from the coding sequence ATGCGCGCCATGCGTGGCCGCCCCTTCCCGTTCCTGCGTCGCCTGCCGACGCTGCTGACGTGCCTGCTGCTGTGGACCGCCCTGCCCGCTCTTGCCGTGCAGCGCCCGCCGGTGAGCGGCGGGCTGCCCGGTTACGAGCACACCGCGTGGCGGGTCGGCCAGGGTGCACCCGGCGATATCTGGGACATCACCCAGGACCGCGACGGCCTGCTGTGGCTGGCCACCGGCTCGGGCCTGTACCGCTTTGATGGCCGTCGCTTCGAACGGCAGGCAGCGCCCGTCGGCAGCCAGTTCCCGTCCACCAACATGGTCACGCTGGCGCATGCCGCCGACGGTGCCCTGTGGATCGGCTACTTCCAGGCCGGCATCAGCCGGCTCGCACAGGGGCGGCTGCACAACTACGGCCGCGAGCAGGGGGTGCCGGTCGGCGTGGTCCCACGCTTCAGCCAGGATCACCAGGGCCAGCTGTGGGCGGCGATCAATGGCGGGCTGCGCCACTTTGATGGACAGCGCTGGCAGCCACTGCCGGCCGCAGCCGGCCTGCCCGAGCGCCGTGTGCAGTGGGTGCTGCACGACAGCCGGGGCAGGTTCTGGGTACTGGCCGACCTGAAGATCTGGATGCGTGCGACCGGCCAGACCACGTTCGAGGACACCGGCATCGCGGTCTCGCAGATGGCAACGCTGGCCGAAAGCCCGCAGGGTGAAGTGTGGTTGGCCGACCGGGTGCGCGGCACCTCACCCCTGGCCAACGCGCAGGGCCTGTTGGCGGCCAGCGAACGTGAAGCGCGGCGTCTTCCGGAACTGGTTGCTGCACGCCTGCAGTTCACTGCCGATGGCGCGTTATGGGCCACGATGAGCCCGCACGGCGGCGTCGCCCGCATCACCTTCGACGGCAGCCGCGCCGTGCGCATGGAGCGTTTCGATTCGCCGCACGGGCTGACCGCCACCTCCGCGGTGCCGATCATCGTCGATCGCGAAGGCAATCTCTGGGTCGGCACCAACCTCGGCCTCAACCGCTTCCGCGCACGCAGCGTGCACACCCTGGCAGTGGGCCCGAGTGATCCCTACCGCTCGCTGGTGCGGGCCAGCGATGGCCGCGTGTATGGCTATGGCGAAGACCTCAAACCCTACGATCTGCGGCGCACTCTGCTGGATGGCAGTGCCCCGCAGCTGCAGGCCGCCGCGCGCCAGGCACCCACGCCGATCTGGCAGTTCGACTGGGTCAATCTTGCGCACACGGTCGCCGGCCACACCTCGTTGATCCCGCTGCCGGCCCCGTTCACCGGGCAACCGCTGCACGCCCTGCTGTTCCCCGACGACACGCAGGCCTGGGTATGCACGGGTGAACGCGGCGTCCTGCACTACCTGCATGGCCAATGGCAGCGCGAGGTCCGCCTGCCCGAGCAGGCCTGCTCATCGCTGGCGCTGGATGCCCATGGCCAGCTGCTGCTCGGCTATGCCGACGGCCGCCTGCGCCGGATGAGCGCGGGCCACATCGAGAGCTTCGATGCCAGCCAGGGCCTTTCGGTCGGGCCGATCACCGCAATGCTGCATCACCAGGACCTGCTGCTGGTCGCCGGCGAAGCCGGTCTGGCTGCGCGCGTTGGCAACGGTCGTTTCGTTCCGGTGCGAACCGACATGGCCGGCGTGCTGGAAGGCATCACCGGCATGGTGGCCGATCCGAACGGACACCTCTGGTTCAATGGCAGCCGTGGCCTGGTCCGGCTGGGGAGCGATCAGCTGCGACGGGCGCTGCGCACCGGGCAGCCGGTGACGCCACGCCTGTTAGATGCGGTCGACGGCATGCCGGGCATCGCCCTGCAGAGCGGACCGATCGCCACCGCCACGCTGGCCGATGACGGACTGCTGTGGCTGGCCACCAACCAGGGCCTGGCCTGGCTGGATACCACGCGCTCGCACATCAACACCATGGCGCCCAGCGTGCGCATCGGCGAAGTGCTGTACGGCAGCGCACACGAGCCGCTGCGTGACGGCCTGCGCCTGCCGGCCGGCACCAGCCAGCTGCAGATCGACTACGTCGCGCTGTCGCTGGCACGTCCGGAGCGCAACCGCTACCGCTATCGCCTGTCCGGCGTCGACGATGGGTGGCAGGATGCCGGCAGCAGCACGCGGGCGTACTACACCAACCTCGCCCCGGGCAATTACCGGTTCGAGGTGGAAGCCGCCAACGAAGACGGCATCTGGAGCACTGCACCGGCCAGTCGCAGCTTCCGCATCGCCCCCACTTTCATGCAGACGGTGTGGTTCAAGCTGCTGTGTGCGGCCGCGATCCTCGCACTGCTGGTGATGGCGGTGCGCATCCGCAGCGGGCAGCTGGCCGCGCTGTTCCGCGCGCGCCTGCAGGAACGCAATGGCGAACGCGAACGCATCGCACGCGACCTGCACGACACCCTGCTGCAGGGCAGCCAGGGCCTGATCCTGCGCCTGCACGCGATCAGCCAGTCGCCGCAGACCCCGGAGCAGGTACGCGGCCAGCTGGAATCGGCGATGCAACTGGCCGAGCGCAACCTGGCCGAGGGCCGCGAGCGGGTCAATGCCCTGCGTGAGGGACCGTTCGCTGGCCGCGACCTCGCTTCGGCACTGGCCGATGTGCACGCCGAGTACGCCGGGCATGGCACCAACCCACTGCGCCTGACCGTGGAAGGTGCAACGCCACCGCTGCAGGCCGACGCGGCCGAAGAAGTGTTCCTGATCGGGCGTGAGGCGATCCGCAATGCGTTGCGTCACGCCAACGCCAGCGCCATCGAAGTGGAGCTGTCCTACGGCACGCGGTGCTTCTTGCTGCACGTGCGCGACGATGGCGTCGGCATCGCCGACGACAATGCCGGCCATGGTCATTGGGGCCTGCAGGGCATGCGTGAGCGCGCGCAGCGCCTCGGTGCGGAACTACAGCTGTGGACCCGCGCCGGACTGGGAACCGAAGTCGCGCTGGCGGTTCCCGCCCGGCGCCTGTATCACCGCCGCCCATCGCGCTGGCGCTGGCCCTGGAGTAAAGCAAACCATGACTGA